One Helicobacter pylori NQ4053 genomic region harbors:
- a CDS encoding homoserine dehydrogenase: protein MKKRLNIGLVGLGCVGSAVAKILQENQEIIKDRAGVEIKIKKAVVRDVKKHEGYAFEISDDLESLIEDEEIDIIVELMGGVEAPYLLAKKTLAKQKAFVTANKAMLAYHRYELEQIAKNTPIGFEASVCGGIPIIKALKDGLSANHILSFKGILNGTSNYILSQMFKNQASFKDALKDAQHLGYAELNPEFDIKGIDAAHKLLILASLAYGIDAKLEEILIEGIEKIEPDDMEFAKEFGYSIKLLGIAKKHQDCIELRVHPSMIKNECMLSKVDGVMNAISVIGDKVGETLYYGAGAGGEPTASAVISDIIEIARKKSSLMLGFETPQKLPLKPKEEIQCAYYARLLVSDEKGVFSQISAILAKNDISLNNVLQKEIPHSNKAKILFSTHTTNEKSMLNALKELENLQSVLDTPKMIRLEN, encoded by the coding sequence ATGAAAAAAAGATTGAATATAGGGCTTGTGGGTTTAGGGTGTGTGGGGAGCGCGGTCGCTAAAATCTTACAAGAAAATCAAGAAATCATTAAAGACAGGGCCGGCGTGGAAATTAAAATTAAAAAAGCGGTGGTGCGAGACGTGAAAAAGCACGAAGGCTATGCTTTTGAAATCAGTGATGATTTAGAAAGCTTGATAGAAGATGAAGAAATTGATATTATCGTGGAGCTTATGGGTGGGGTGGAAGCGCCTTATCTTTTAGCTAAAAAAACTTTAGCCAAACAAAAAGCCTTCGTTACAGCCAATAAAGCCATGTTAGCGTACCACCGCTATGAATTAGAGCAAATCGCTAAAAACACCCCCATAGGCTTTGAAGCGAGCGTGTGTGGAGGTATCCCTATTATCAAGGCTTTAAAAGACGGCTTGAGCGCCAATCACATCCTTTCTTTTAAAGGGATTTTAAACGGCACGAGCAATTACATTTTAAGCCAGATGTTTAAAAATCAAGCGAGCTTTAAGGACGCCCTGAAAGACGCGCAGCATTTAGGCTATGCGGAATTGAACCCTGAATTTGACATTAAGGGCATTGATGCGGCGCACAAATTGTTGATTTTAGCGTCTTTAGCGTATGGCATTGATGCGAAATTAGAAGAAATCTTGATTGAAGGCATTGAAAAAATAGAGCCAGACGACATGGAGTTTGCTAAAGAGTTTGGTTATAGCATTAAACTTTTAGGCATCGCTAAAAAACACCAGGATTGCATTGAATTAAGAGTGCATCCAAGCATGATTAAAAATGAATGCATGCTCTCTAAAGTGGATGGGGTGATGAACGCTATCAGCGTTATAGGGGATAAGGTGGGCGAGACTTTGTATTATGGGGCTGGGGCTGGGGGAGAGCCTACCGCAAGCGCGGTCATTAGCGATATTATAGAAATCGCAAGGAAAAAAAGCTCTTTAATGCTAGGCTTTGAAACCCCTCAAAAACTCCCCCTAAAACCCAAAGAAGAAATCCAATGTGCTTATTATGCACGCTTGTTAGTGAGCGATGAAAAAGGGGTTTTTTCTCAAATCAGCGCGATTTTAGCTAAAAATGATATTTCACTCAACAATGTCTTGCAAAAAGAAATCCCGCATTCCAACAAGGCTAAAATCTTATTTTCCACGCACACCACCAACGAAAAATCTATGTTAAACGCCCTTAAAGAGCTTGAAAATCTACAAAGCGTGTTGGATACCCCTAAAATGATCCGTTTGGAAAATTGA
- a CDS encoding YraN family protein gives MRFFNNKHREKGLKAEEEACEFLKTLGFEMVERNFFSQFGEIDIIALKKGVLHFIEVKSGENFDPIYAITPSKLKKMIKTIRCYFSQKDPNSDFCIDAIIVKNGKFELLENITF, from the coding sequence ATGCGTTTTTTCAATAATAAACATAGAGAAAAGGGCTTGAAGGCTGAAGAAGAGGCTTGCGAATTTTTAAAAACGCTGGGCTTTGAAATGGTGGAAAGGAACTTCTTTTCACAATTTGGCGAAATTGATATTATCGCTTTGAAAAAAGGGGTTTTGCATTTCATTGAAGTCAAAAGCGGGGAAAATTTTGATCCCATTTATGCGATCACGCCGAGCAAATTAAAAAAGATGATTAAAACGATCCGCTGTTATTTTTCCCAAAAAGATCCCAATAGCGATTTTTGCATTGACGCTATTATTGTGAAAAATGGTAAATTTGAGCTTTTAGAAAATATCACTTTTTAG
- the trxA gene encoding thioredoxin, whose product MSHYIELTEENFESTIKKGVALVDFWAPWCGPCKMLSPVIDELASEYEGKAKICKVNTDEQEELSAKFGIRSIPTLLFTKDGEVVHQLVGVQTKVALKEQLNKLLG is encoded by the coding sequence ATGAGTCACTATATTGAATTAACTGAAGAAAATTTTGAAAGCACCATTAAAAAAGGGGTTGCGTTAGTGGATTTTTGGGCGCCATGGTGTGGTCCTTGTAAGATGCTATCCCCTGTGATTGATGAATTAGCTAGCGAATATGAAGGTAAGGCTAAGATTTGTAAAGTCAATACCGATGAGCAAGAAGAATTGAGCGCGAAATTTGGTATTAGAAGCATTCCTACGCTTTTATTCACAAAAGATGGCGAAGTCGTTCATCAGTTGGTGGGCGTGCAAACTAAAGTTGCTTTAAAAGAGCAATTGAACAAACTTTTAGGCTAA
- the trxB gene encoding thioredoxin-disulfide reductase: MIDCAIIGGGPAGLSAGLYATRGGVKNAVLFEKGMPGGQITGSSEIENYPGVKEVVSGLDFMQPWQEQCFRFGLKHEMTAVQRVSKKDSHFVILAEDGKTFEAKSVIIATGGSPKRTGIKGESEYWGKGVSTCATCDGFFYKNKEVAVLGGGDTAVEEAIYLANICKKVYLIHRRDGFRCAPITLEHAKNNDKIEFLTPYVVEEIKGDASGVSSLSIKNTATNETRELVVPGFFIFVGYDVNNAVLKQEDNSMLCKCDEYGSIVVDFSMKTNVQGLFAAGDIRIFAPKQVVCAASDGATAALSVISYLEHH; the protein is encoded by the coding sequence ATGATAGATTGCGCGATTATTGGAGGTGGTCCTGCAGGTTTGAGTGCGGGGCTTTATGCCACTAGAGGCGGTGTTAAAAACGCCGTTTTATTTGAGAAAGGAATGCCTGGAGGGCAAATCACTGGCAGTAGTGAGATTGAAAACTATCCGGGCGTTAAGGAAGTGGTGAGCGGGTTGGATTTCATGCAACCATGGCAGGAGCAGTGTTTCCGCTTTGGCTTAAAGCATGAGATGACCGCTGTTCAAAGGGTTTCTAAAAAAGACTCTCATTTTGTTATTTTGGCAGAAGATGGCAAGACTTTTGAAGCTAAGAGCGTGATTATCGCTACCGGTGGTAGTCCTAAACGCACAGGAATCAAGGGCGAGTCAGAATATTGGGGTAAAGGCGTTAGCACTTGCGCGACATGCGATGGCTTCTTTTACAAAAATAAGGAAGTAGCGGTGCTTGGCGGGGGCGATACCGCCGTAGAAGAGGCGATTTATTTAGCCAACATCTGCAAAAAAGTCTATCTTATCCACAGAAGAGATGGTTTTAGGTGTGCACCTATCACTTTAGAGCATGCTAAAAACAATGATAAGATTGAGTTTTTAACCCCTTATGTGGTAGAAGAAATCAAGGGCGATGCTTCTGGCGTGTCTTCTTTAAGCATTAAAAACACAGCCACTAATGAAACAAGAGAATTGGTCGTGCCGGGGTTTTTTATTTTTGTGGGTTATGATGTGAATAACGCCGTGTTGAAACAAGAAGATAACTCCATGCTATGCAAATGCGATGAATACGGATCTATTGTCGTGGATTTTTCCATGAAAACGAACGTTCAAGGCTTGTTTGCGGCAGGAGATATTCGCATTTTTGCCCCTAAACAAGTGGTTTGTGCTGCAAGCGATGGCGCTACGGCAGCCTTAAGTGTGATTTCTTATTTAGAACACCATTAA
- a CDS encoding glycosyltransferase family 25 protein, with the protein MHVFIISLNQKVCDTFGLVFRDTTTLLNSINATHHQAQIFDAIYSKTFEGGLHPLVKKHLHPYFITKNIKDMGITTNLISEVSKFYYALKYHAKFMSLGELGCYASHYSLWEKCIELNEAICILEDDITLKEDFKEGLDFLEKHIQELGYIRLMHLLYDASVKSEPLSHKNYEIQERVGIIKAYSHGVGTQGYVITPKIAKVFLKHSRKWVVPVDTIMDATFIHGVKNLVLQPFVIADDEQISTIARKEEPYSPKIALMRELHFKYLKYW; encoded by the coding sequence TTGCATGTTTTTATCATTTCTTTAAATCAAAAAGTGTGCGATACATTTGGTTTGGTTTTTAGAGACACCACGACTTTACTCAATAGCATCAATGCCACCCACCACCAAGCGCAAATTTTTGATGCGATTTATTCTAAAACTTTTGAAGGCGGGTTGCACCCCTTAGTGAAAAAGCATTTACACCCTTATTTCATCACGAAAAATATCAAAGACATGGGGATTACAACCAATCTCATCAGTGAGGTTTCTAAGTTTTATTACGCTTTAAAATACCATGCGAAGTTTATGAGCTTGGGGGAGCTTGGGTGCTATGCGAGTCATTATTCCTTGTGGGAAAAATGCATAGAACTCAATGAAGCGATCTGTATTTTAGAAGACGATATAACCTTGAAAGAGGATTTTAAAGAGGGCTTAGATTTTTTAGAAAAACACATCCAAGAGTTAGGTTATATCCGCTTGATGCATTTATTGTATGATGCCAGTGTGAAAAGTGAGCCATTGAGCCATAAAAACTACGAGATACAAGAGCGTGTGGGGATCATTAAAGCTTATAGTCATGGGGTGGGGACTCAAGGCTATGTGATCACGCCCAAGATTGCCAAAGTTTTTTTGAAACACAGCCGAAAATGGGTTGTTCCTGTGGATACGATAATGGACGCTACTTTTATCCATGGCGTGAAAAATCTGGTGTTGCAACCTTTTGTGATCGCTGATGATGAGCAAATCTCTACGATAGCGCGAAAAGAAGAACCTTATAGCCCTAAAATCGCCTTAATGAGAGAACTCCATTTTAAATATTTGAAATATTGGTAG
- a CDS encoding RNA-binding protein gives MKNIYVGNLVYSATSEQVKELFSQFGKVFNVKLIYDRETKKPKGFGFVEMQEEGVSEAIAKLDNTDFMGRTIRVTEANPKKS, from the coding sequence TTGAAAAACATTTATGTAGGGAATTTGGTTTATAGCGCTACCAGCGAGCAAGTCAAGGAGCTTTTCAGTCAATTTGGCAAAGTTTTTAATGTCAAGCTGATTTATGACAGAGAAACGAAGAAACCTAAAGGTTTTGGCTTTGTAGAGATGCAAGAAGAGGGCGTTAGTGAAGCGATTGCTAAATTGGATAATACGGATTTTATGGGCAGAACGATTAGGGTAACCGAAGCTAATCCTAAAAAGTCTTAA
- a CDS encoding F0F1 ATP synthase subunit A, whose amino-acid sequence MEHRVFTIANFFSSNHDFITGFFVVLTAVLMFFISLGASRKMQMVPMGLQNVYESIISAILSVAKDIIGEELARKYFPLAGTIALYVFFSNMIGIIPGFESPTASWSFTLVLALIVFFYYHFEGIRVQGFFKYFAHFAGPVKWLAPFMFPIEIISHFSRIVSLSFRLFGNIKGDDMFLLIMLLLVPWAVPVAPFMVLFFMGILQAFVFMILTYVYLAGAVLTDEGH is encoded by the coding sequence ATGGAACACAGAGTATTTACTATTGCTAATTTTTTTAGCTCCAATCATGATTTTATCACCGGGTTTTTTGTCGTTTTGACAGCGGTTTTGATGTTTTTCATTTCGCTTGGCGCGTCGCGCAAAATGCAGATGGTGCCTATGGGTTTGCAGAATGTGTATGAGAGCATCATTAGCGCGATTTTGAGCGTGGCTAAGGATATTATAGGCGAAGAATTAGCCCGCAAATACTTCCCACTAGCTGGCACGATCGCTTTGTATGTCTTTTTTTCTAACATGATAGGCATCATTCCTGGTTTTGAATCCCCTACAGCTAGCTGGAGTTTTACGCTGGTTTTAGCGCTGATTGTGTTTTTTTATTACCATTTTGAAGGCATTAGAGTGCAGGGCTTTTTTAAGTATTTCGCTCATTTTGCAGGCCCTGTGAAATGGCTCGCCCCTTTCATGTTCCCTATTGAGATCATCTCGCATTTTTCTAGGATCGTGTCTTTATCGTTTCGTTTGTTTGGGAATATCAAGGGCGATGACATGTTCTTACTCATCATGCTTTTATTAGTGCCTTGGGCGGTTCCTGTAGCACCCTTTATGGTTTTGTTTTTTATGGGGATTTTACAAGCTTTTGTTTTTATGATTCTCACTTATGTGTATCTGGCAGGGGCTGTTTTAACCGATGAAGGGCATTAA